From Dehalococcoidia bacterium:
TAGGAGGTCATGTAGATGAATATCCGCATCGCAACTGGCTTGGTTGTAGTCTTGTCTCTGATGAGTCCGGTATTCGCCGACGGGATTCAGAAACCGCCAGTGCCATTGATGTCTCGAACTATGATGATGTCAGTCAGAATGATCATTCGGCCGCTGCCGGAGTTGGCCGTTGATACCGTAAGCAATCAGATACAGCTAACGCCCGACCAGAAACAGAAACTGCTGGCCGTGCTAGACAAGTCAGAGCAAACGATGGGACCCTTGGCAGAGCAGTACCTTAAGTCACTTGAGGCGGTGCGTTCCGCACTATTTGCCCCAGATAAGGACGGCGTCCGGCTTCGTGAAGCGACAGACAAGGCTGCGAGAGCAGAGGCCGCAGTTGTATCGGCGGAGATCGACTTCTGGACTCAGGCAAAGACAATCCTCACTGATGACCAATTGGCGAAGCTGCAAGAAGCCCTTGGCAAGCTTTCGGCACGCACTGGCCCGCCAACTGCTCAAACACCATCTGTCTCGCCCGGGCCGAGCCCTGTTGCACCAGCGACCGTGGTCCCAGAGTAAAGCGAGCAGGCGGTGCCTGAAGATTGAGACGGGTGGCTAGGGCCGACCTAGCCACCCGTCTGCTCTTTGTAGTCGAGAATGGGAATTGGAGGCAATTCTATAGAACGCCTCGGA
This genomic window contains:
- a CDS encoding periplasmic heavy metal sensor; translation: MNIRIATGLVVVLSLMSPVFADGIQKPPVPLMSRTMMMSVRMIIRPLPELAVDTVSNQIQLTPDQKQKLLAVLDKSEQTMGPLAEQYLKSLEAVRSALFAPDKDGVRLREATDKAARAEAAVVSAEIDFWTQAKTILTDDQLAKLQEALGKLSARTGPPTAQTPSVSPGPSPVAPATVVPE